The proteins below are encoded in one region of Clostridiales bacterium:
- a CDS encoding V-type ATP synthase subunit A, translating to MNTGKILKVSGPLVVAEGMSDANMFDVVRVGEKKLIGEIIEMKGDRASIQVYEETSGLKPGEEVVSTGEPLSVELGPGLIESMFDGIQRPLEGIAKIAGDFIARGVSIPALDRKKKWHFKPVKKIGDRVVPGDIIGIVKETVIVEHRIMLPFGIEGELTEINEGDFTITDVVAKVRKGDGNTVELTMMQKWPVRKARPYKDKIAPDEPLITGQRVIDTFFPVAKGGTACVPGPFGSGKTVVQHQLAKWADAEIVVYIGCGERGNEMTDVLMEFPKLKDPKTGEPLMKRTVLIANTSNMPVAAREASIYTGITIAEYFRDMGYSVALMADSTSRWAEALREMSGRLEEMPGEEGYPAYLSSRIAEFYERAGKVRCIGSEDRVGALSAIGAVSPAGGDLSEPVTQATLKVVKVFWGLDADLAYRRHFPAINWLLSYSLYKDKIGSFIQKNLGIKDWSELTQDAMNVLQDENELQEIVRLVGIDSLSLKDRWTLECARSIREDYLHQNAFHEIDTYTSINKQYKMLKVIMNFYHSGEKAIQRGADFEKLAHLPLRERITRAKYVSEKELEKIDEINNDIKTDIENLIEGGRKNA from the coding sequence AGGGATGAGCGACGCCAACATGTTCGATGTTGTAAGAGTAGGAGAAAAGAAACTAATAGGTGAAATAATAGAGATGAAGGGTGACAGGGCGTCCATACAGGTATATGAGGAAACCTCCGGATTAAAGCCAGGAGAGGAAGTTGTATCGACCGGAGAACCTTTAAGCGTGGAGCTTGGTCCAGGACTTATCGAATCGATGTTCGACGGAATACAGCGCCCGCTGGAGGGAATAGCCAAGATAGCGGGGGATTTCATTGCCAGAGGGGTGAGCATACCGGCTCTTGACAGGAAAAAGAAATGGCATTTTAAACCTGTCAAAAAGATAGGCGACAGGGTTGTTCCAGGAGATATAATAGGTATCGTTAAAGAAACTGTTATAGTGGAACATAGGATAATGCTGCCATTTGGAATAGAAGGCGAACTGACGGAGATAAACGAAGGCGATTTTACCATAACGGATGTTGTCGCAAAGGTCAGGAAGGGTGACGGAAACACAGTAGAACTTACCATGATGCAAAAATGGCCTGTAAGGAAGGCAAGGCCGTATAAAGATAAAATCGCGCCGGATGAGCCTTTGATAACCGGGCAAAGGGTAATAGACACGTTTTTTCCGGTGGCCAAGGGAGGAACAGCGTGTGTTCCGGGACCTTTCGGAAGCGGAAAGACTGTTGTGCAGCATCAACTGGCGAAATGGGCCGATGCTGAGATAGTAGTTTACATAGGCTGCGGTGAGAGGGGAAACGAAATGACCGATGTGCTTATGGAATTTCCGAAGCTGAAGGACCCTAAAACCGGGGAACCCTTAATGAAAAGGACGGTGCTTATTGCAAATACGTCAAATATGCCTGTTGCAGCGCGTGAGGCCTCTATATATACAGGAATCACCATTGCGGAATATTTCAGGGATATGGGATATTCGGTAGCGCTTATGGCCGATTCCACGTCAAGGTGGGCCGAGGCGCTCCGCGAAATGTCCGGGCGCCTTGAGGAGATGCCGGGGGAGGAAGGGTATCCGGCATACCTGTCTTCGAGGATCGCGGAGTTTTACGAGCGTGCAGGAAAGGTTAGATGTATCGGAAGCGAGGACAGAGTAGGCGCTTTAAGCGCAATAGGAGCCGTTTCACCTGCAGGAGGAGATCTATCCGAACCGGTTACACAGGCTACGCTTAAGGTCGTCAAGGTCTTCTGGGGGCTTGACGCGGATCTCGCTTACAGGAGACATTTCCCTGCCATAAACTGGCTGCTTAGTTATTCACTTTATAAGGATAAAATAGGTTCATTCATACAGAAAAATTTGGGGATAAAGGATTGGAGTGAACTTACGCAGGATGCCATGAACGTGCTTCAGGATGAAAATGAGCTTCAGGAAATCGTAAGATTGGTAGGAATAGATTCATTATCCCTAAAAGACAGGTGGACTCTCGAATGCGCAAGATCCATAAGGGAAGATTATCTTCATCAAAATGCTTTCCATGAAATAGATACTTATACTTCTATAAATAAACAGTATAAAATGCTCAAGGTCATAATGAATTTTTATCATTCAGGTGAAAAAGCCATCCAAAGGGGTGCCGATTTTGAAAAATTAGCTCATCTTCCCCTAAGGGAAAGGATAACAAGAGCTAAATACGTAAGTGAAAAGGAACTTGAAAAGATAGATGAAATCAATAATGATATAAAGACGGATATTGAGAATTTGATTGAAGGGGGCCGGAAAAATGCTTAA
- a CDS encoding V-type ATP synthase subunit B produces the protein MLKEYKTIKEVAGPLMFVDKVHGVAYDELVEIETQSGDIRRGKVLEVNEDKALVQLFESSEGINIKKSKVKFLGRSLELGVSLDMLGRVFTGLGNPRDGGPKIIPEKRMDISGQPINPARRDYPSEFIQTGISSIDGLNTLVRGQKLPIFSGSGLPHTHLAAQIARQAKVLGSESNFAVVFAAMGITFEEADFFISDFKRTGSIGRTVLFINLANDPAIERIATPRMALTCAEYLAFEKGMHVLVIMTDMTNYAEALREVSAARKEVPGRRGYPGYLYTDLASLYERAGKIKGREGSITQIPILTMPEDDKTHPIPDLTGYITEGQIILSRELYRKGILPPIDVLPSLSRLKDKGIGKGKTREDHADTMNQLFSAYAQGKQAKELSVILGETALSDVDKIYAKFADEFEKRYVSQGEYENRSIEETLDLGWRLLSMIPRTELKRISDEYIDKYMPKGDDER, from the coding sequence ATGCTTAAGGAATACAAGACAATAAAAGAAGTAGCGGGCCCGTTGATGTTTGTAGATAAGGTTCATGGCGTGGCATATGATGAACTTGTAGAAATAGAGACCCAAAGCGGGGACATACGCAGGGGAAAGGTGCTGGAGGTAAATGAGGATAAGGCATTGGTTCAGCTTTTTGAAAGTTCTGAAGGCATAAATATAAAGAAGAGCAAAGTTAAGTTTCTGGGAAGGTCCCTGGAACTTGGGGTTTCACTGGATATGCTTGGAAGGGTATTTACCGGGCTTGGAAATCCGAGGGACGGAGGCCCTAAGATAATACCGGAAAAGAGGATGGACATTTCAGGACAGCCGATAAACCCTGCAAGAAGGGATTATCCTTCTGAATTTATACAGACGGGGATATCTTCGATAGACGGGCTGAATACCCTTGTAAGAGGGCAAAAGCTTCCTATATTTTCAGGATCGGGACTTCCTCATACACATCTTGCAGCACAAATTGCAAGGCAGGCGAAAGTTTTAGGGAGTGAAAGCAATTTTGCCGTGGTATTCGCAGCCATGGGCATAACTTTCGAAGAAGCAGACTTTTTCATAAGCGATTTTAAAAGGACTGGTTCCATAGGAAGGACTGTACTTTTTATAAATCTCGCCAATGATCCTGCAATTGAAAGGATTGCAACTCCGAGGATGGCTTTAACATGTGCCGAATACCTGGCGTTTGAAAAGGGCATGCATGTGCTGGTCATAATGACGGATATGACTAATTATGCAGAAGCATTAAGGGAAGTTTCTGCGGCAAGAAAGGAAGTACCCGGAAGAAGAGGATATCCGGGCTACCTTTATACCGATCTTGCAAGCTTATATGAAAGAGCAGGGAAGATCAAAGGAAGAGAGGGATCCATAACACAGATACCTATTTTGACAATGCCAGAGGATGATAAAACTCATCCCATTCCCGATCTTACAGGTTACATAACCGAGGGGCAGATAATATTAAGCAGGGAACTTTACAGAAAGGGCATTTTGCCGCCAATAGACGTTTTGCCTTCACTTTCAAGGCTGAAGGATAAGGGGATAGGCAAAGGCAAGACGAGAGAAGATCATGCAGATACCATGAATCAGCTTTTTTCAGCTTATGCCCAGGGCAAACAGGCAAAGGAGCTTTCGGTAATATTAGGGGAAACGGCGCTTTCCGATGTCGATAAGATTTATGCGAAATTTGCAGATGAGTTTGAAAAAAGGTATGTATCCCAGGGTGAATATGAGAACAGAAGCATAGAGGAAACGCTGGACCTAGGATGGCGGCTTTTGTCTATGATACCTAGGACAGAGCTTAAGAGGATAAGCGATGAATATATAGATAAATACATGCCCAAGGGTGATGATGAGCGATGA
- a CDS encoding V-type ATP synthase subunit D: MRLNVNPTRMELSRLKKRLTVAERGFKLLKDKQDELMRKFIDLIKKNNELRKEVEDELSMSMKEFMMAKAAMSSDMLEEAIMMPVNKISLDIAVKNVMSVNVPAMKFSVESDEHAPIYPYGFAQTSGELDGAIKKLYDILPHLWELAEVEKTCELMALEIEKTRRRVNALEYVMIPQLQETVKYITMKLDENERNNITRLMKIKSMMQDQDL; the protein is encoded by the coding sequence ATGAGGCTTAATGTTAATCCTACAAGGATGGAGCTTAGCCGCCTGAAAAAAAGGCTGACTGTTGCTGAACGAGGTTTCAAGCTTTTGAAAGATAAGCAGGATGAGCTCATGAGAAAGTTTATAGACTTGATCAAAAAGAACAACGAACTCAGGAAAGAAGTTGAAGATGAACTGTCCATGTCCATGAAAGAATTCATGATGGCAAAGGCTGCCATGTCGTCCGATATGCTGGAAGAGGCGATAATGATGCCTGTGAATAAGATAAGCCTTGATATTGCAGTTAAAAATGTAATGAGCGTAAATGTGCCTGCCATGAAGTTTTCCGTGGAATCGGATGAGCATGCTCCCATATATCCTTATGGATTTGCCCAGACATCCGGGGAACTTGACGGCGCAATAAAAAAATTATATGACATATTGCCTCATCTTTGGGAATTGGCTGAGGTTGAAAAAACATGCGAGCTCATGGCCCTTGAGATCGAAAAGACCAGAAGAAGGGTTAACGCCCTTGAATATGTGATGATACCCCAGCTTCAGGAGACCGTGAAATATATAACCATGAAACTCGACGAGAATGAAAGGAACAATATTACAAGGCTCATGAAAATTAAAAGCATGATGCAGGATCAGGATCTATAA